From a region of the Neobacillus niacini genome:
- the ytxC gene encoding putative sporulation protein YtxC, with product MAEIIFRSKMDAKRCYDHLLKCLRYHPNNEDILLLEDRHIVKISESIVRFGEVKEAFYEFIIKIKRDDWFRAILQEQYFFEDSEEQEHIIEIIYSVLEGQREDLAVFIKENAEEPKIREAVEEIFQDHVSFSFDSFFKFRLRPYLKLLESYVEISIDEYKMEQEYQMFIQTLRDFLASRDSKMETLHLLFDEEITFFDEQFVEIKRGELMKMIDRKLLFNHPVYVDSASIAPLLSIAPKNIHLYTKNPEEPLVRTIKNIFEERVLIKSYKGLRHTKEWIQQNNSAKENGA from the coding sequence TTGGCAGAAATCATCTTCCGAAGCAAGATGGATGCGAAGAGATGTTATGATCACTTGCTGAAGTGCTTACGGTATCATCCAAATAATGAAGATATTCTTCTTTTAGAAGATCGACATATAGTAAAAATTTCGGAAAGCATTGTAAGGTTTGGAGAGGTCAAAGAAGCATTCTATGAATTTATAATAAAAATTAAACGCGATGACTGGTTTAGAGCTATTTTACAAGAGCAGTATTTCTTTGAGGATTCAGAAGAGCAGGAGCATATTATCGAGATTATATATTCTGTTCTTGAAGGTCAGCGTGAGGACCTGGCTGTTTTCATTAAGGAAAATGCGGAAGAACCCAAAATTAGAGAAGCAGTGGAGGAAATCTTTCAGGACCATGTTTCCTTTTCATTCGACTCCTTTTTTAAATTTCGATTGCGCCCTTATTTGAAATTGCTAGAGAGTTACGTAGAAATATCAATTGATGAATATAAAATGGAACAAGAATATCAAATGTTTATTCAAACTTTAAGGGATTTTTTAGCGAGCCGTGATTCTAAAATGGAAACACTGCACCTTTTGTTTGATGAGGAAATCACATTCTTTGATGAGCAGTTTGTAGAAATAAAAAGGGGCGAGCTGATGAAAATGATTGACCGGAAGCTTTTATTTAATCATCCGGTTTATGTAGATTCTGCTTCGATTGCACCTTTATTATCCATTGCACCAAAGAACATCCACCTCTATACAAAGAATCCTGAGGAACCGCTTGTCAGGACCATTAAAAACATTTTTGAAGAAAGAGTATTGATAAAGTCATACAAAGGTTTGCGTCATACAAAAGAATGGATTCAGCAGAATAACTCCGCAAAAGAAAACGGTGCTTGA
- a CDS encoding replication initiation and membrane attachment family protein: MAQHWQELIPIDRYLVTSNGLLHEYDRKVLTFLYQPLIGSTCLSLYMTLWAELEENKLWSESSTHHLLMNLLSVNLKDIYEARLSLEGIGLLKTYVKSDETGRSFIYELYPPLNPEQFFLDGMLNIYLYRKIGKNHFARLKRFFSIAKKPFDEDYLEVTRAFQDVFASATPGSLQYMQEHAEDLGAESNQEFIGRQDQKPIQIDTNTFDFELLMAGLNESLVPSKALTKKVKEVISNLAFLYGISPIEMKNFILGAINEKDEIDIEDLRKGARDWYQFENYDQLPSLINRTQPAVHQVQVTEPKTQEEKLIRYYETTPPIVIFKELSGGVEPSAANLKILEEIMIKYKLPPGVVNVLIEVVLRKTDMKFTKGFVESIASHWARLKIKTVKEAMEAARKEERGFQESKKTGKSTKQKPIRTEVLPDWFDDSGKASVKAETKDQNTELEAKKRAIEEKLKAFRK, encoded by the coding sequence ATGGCGCAGCATTGGCAGGAATTGATTCCAATTGACCGTTATCTTGTTACGTCAAATGGATTGCTGCATGAATACGACCGCAAAGTGCTGACATTTTTGTATCAGCCCTTAATCGGCTCCACTTGTTTAAGTTTATATATGACTCTCTGGGCAGAGCTTGAAGAAAATAAATTATGGTCTGAATCCTCCACTCATCATTTGTTAATGAATTTGTTAAGTGTCAACTTAAAGGATATCTACGAGGCTAGGTTGAGTTTAGAGGGGATTGGTCTGTTAAAAACATACGTAAAAAGTGATGAAACTGGACGCTCATTTATATATGAACTTTATCCACCATTGAATCCAGAGCAATTTTTTCTAGATGGAATGTTAAATATTTATTTATATCGTAAAATCGGGAAAAATCACTTTGCGCGGTTAAAACGCTTTTTTAGCATAGCTAAAAAGCCTTTTGATGAAGATTATTTAGAGGTAACCAGAGCTTTTCAGGATGTGTTTGCATCGGCAACTCCAGGCAGTCTTCAGTATATGCAAGAGCATGCAGAAGATTTGGGCGCAGAATCCAATCAAGAATTTATTGGCCGTCAGGACCAAAAACCAATTCAAATTGATACCAATACGTTTGATTTTGAACTGTTAATGGCGGGGCTAAATGAATCACTGGTCCCTTCGAAAGCACTGACCAAAAAGGTAAAAGAGGTTATCAGTAACCTTGCCTTTCTTTATGGAATCAGCCCAATTGAAATGAAAAACTTTATTTTAGGGGCAATCAATGAAAAGGATGAAATTGATATCGAGGACCTCAGAAAAGGTGCACGTGACTGGTATCAATTCGAAAATTATGATCAACTTCCGAGTCTTATCAATAGAACACAGCCAGCGGTCCACCAGGTCCAAGTAACGGAACCGAAAACGCAGGAAGAAAAATTAATTCGTTACTATGAAACCACACCTCCCATCGTTATTTTTAAAGAACTTTCAGGTGGAGTGGAGCCTTCTGCTGCCAATTTAAAAATACTAGAGGAAATCATGATTAAATATAAACTTCCTCCTGGTGTTGTAAATGTGTTAATCGAGGTTGTTCTTAGAAAAACAGATATGAAATTTACCAAGGGATTTGTTGAATCAATTGCAAGTCATTGGGCTCGGCTTAAAATAAAGACTGTAAAAGAAGCAATGGAAGCAGCTAGGAAAGAAGAGCGTGGCTTTCAAGAAAGCAAAAAGACTGGAAAATCAACGAAACAAAAACCAATTCGTACAGAAGTTTTACCTGATTGGTTTGATGACAGCGGAAAAGCAAGTGTTAAGGCAGAAACGAAAGACCAGAACACAGAGCTTGAAGCAAAAAAGCGTGCGATTGAAGAAAAGCTAAAAGCATTTCGCAAATAG
- the thrS gene encoding threonine--tRNA ligase, which translates to MSDVVKISFPDGAVKEFPRGTTTEDIAASISPGLKKKAIAGKWNGQLFDLRRPIVEDGSIEIVVPESKEALEILRHSTAHLMAQAIKRLYGKEVNLGVGPVIEGGFYYDIDLEESITPEDLPRIEKEMAKIVNENIEIVRKEVSRAEAVQFFKAEGDPYKLELIEAIPDDEQVTIYEQGDFADLCRGVHVPSTGKIKEFKLLSIAGAYWRGDSKNKMLQRIYGTAFFKKEDLKEHLRLLEEAKERDHRKIGKELNLFTSSQLVGQGLPLWLPKGATIRRVVERYIVDKEQRLGYDHVYTPIMGSVDLYKTSGHWDHYQEDMFPVMDMDNEQLVLRPMNCPHHMMVYKNAIHSYRELPIRIAELGTMHRYEMSGALSGLQRVRGMTLNDAHIFVRPDQIKDEFKRVVNLVLEVYKDFNINDYSFRLSYRDPQDTEKYFDDDAMWEKAQSMLKEAMDDLGLDYYEAEGEAAFYGPKLDVQVKTALGKEETLSTVQLDFLLPERFDLNYVGEDGKQHRPVVIHRGVVSTMERFIAFLIEEYKGAFPTWLAPVQVQVIPVSPDVHFDFAKQVQEQLQNQGFRVELDARNEKIGYKIREAQMQKIPYMLVVGDKEVEENAVNVRKYGEQKSETKPFDQFLELLLAEVKRG; encoded by the coding sequence ATGTCAGACGTTGTTAAGATTTCGTTTCCAGATGGAGCAGTAAAGGAGTTCCCTCGTGGAACAACAACAGAAGATATTGCTGCTTCCATCAGCCCGGGACTGAAGAAAAAAGCAATCGCTGGGAAATGGAACGGTCAATTATTTGATCTTCGCCGTCCAATCGTAGAAGACGGTTCAATAGAAATTGTTGTACCAGAATCAAAAGAAGCTTTGGAAATTTTGCGTCATAGTACAGCTCACTTAATGGCTCAAGCGATTAAAAGATTGTATGGCAAAGAAGTAAATCTTGGTGTAGGTCCAGTAATCGAAGGTGGATTCTATTATGACATCGACCTAGAAGAATCAATTACGCCAGAGGACCTTCCTAGAATTGAAAAAGAAATGGCAAAAATCGTTAATGAAAATATTGAGATTGTTCGTAAGGAAGTCAGCCGTGCCGAAGCGGTGCAGTTCTTCAAAGCTGAAGGTGACCCTTACAAGCTTGAACTAATTGAAGCGATTCCTGATGATGAGCAAGTTACAATCTATGAGCAGGGTGACTTTGCTGACCTTTGCCGTGGTGTTCATGTTCCTTCAACTGGAAAAATTAAAGAGTTTAAATTGTTGAGCATTGCTGGAGCTTACTGGCGCGGTGACAGCAAAAACAAAATGCTACAGCGTATTTACGGCACTGCTTTCTTCAAGAAAGAGGATTTGAAAGAACACCTTCGCTTACTTGAAGAAGCGAAAGAACGTGACCATCGAAAAATTGGAAAAGAGTTAAACCTATTTACAAGCTCTCAATTAGTTGGACAAGGGCTGCCATTATGGCTTCCAAAAGGTGCAACAATCCGCCGAGTGGTTGAAAGATATATCGTGGATAAAGAGCAGCGTCTTGGCTATGACCATGTTTATACTCCAATCATGGGAAGCGTCGATTTATACAAAACTTCCGGTCATTGGGATCATTACCAGGAAGATATGTTCCCGGTAATGGACATGGATAATGAGCAATTGGTTCTTCGTCCAATGAACTGCCCGCACCATATGATGGTGTACAAAAATGCGATCCACAGCTATCGTGAACTTCCAATCCGGATTGCTGAGCTTGGAACAATGCACCGTTATGAAATGTCTGGTGCATTATCAGGACTACAGCGTGTTCGTGGAATGACTTTAAATGATGCTCATATATTTGTGCGACCAGACCAAATCAAAGATGAATTTAAGCGGGTTGTCAATCTTGTGTTAGAAGTATACAAAGATTTCAACATTAATGATTATTCCTTCCGTTTATCCTACCGTGATCCACAAGATACTGAAAAGTATTTCGATGATGATGCAATGTGGGAAAAAGCGCAAAGTATGCTGAAGGAAGCAATGGATGACCTTGGTCTTGATTATTATGAAGCAGAAGGAGAAGCAGCTTTCTACGGTCCTAAACTGGATGTTCAAGTGAAAACAGCTTTAGGAAAAGAAGAAACACTTTCTACAGTACAATTGGATTTCTTGCTTCCTGAACGTTTTGATCTAAATTATGTTGGGGAAGATGGCAAGCAGCACCGCCCAGTGGTTATCCACCGTGGAGTCGTTTCAACAATGGAACGCTTTATCGCATTCCTAATTGAAGAGTACAAAGGGGCATTCCCAACTTGGCTGGCACCAGTACAGGTCCAAGTCATTCCAGTTTCACCTGATGTACATTTTGATTTTGCGAAGCAGGTACAGGAGCAGCTTCAAAACCAAGGCTTCCGCGTTGAATTAGACGCGCGTAATGAAAAAATCGGCTACAAAATCCGTGAAGCCCAAATGCAAAAAATCCCATATATGCTCGTTGTCGGCGACAAAGAAGTAGAAGAAAATGCCGTAAACGTCCGCAAATACGGCGAACAAAAATCAGAAACAAAGCCATTTGACCAGTTCCTTGAGTTGTTACTGGCAGAGGTTAAAAGAGGATAA
- a CDS encoding TrmH family RNA methyltransferase, which yields MNHIESIQNPKVKQWKKLLTKKERDKSGTFLVEGFHLVEEALKQSDRVMEIIVSDKTGLPPRWDSGETPVTIITEEISNSLSDTEAPQGIYAVCRQVQLEVPDAKTYLLIDAVQDPGNLGTMIRTADAAGIDAVVVGKGSVDVYNSKVLRSAQGSHFHLPIIRGDLHEWIEKLHEKNISVYGTALEGASAYTDISTAESYALLVGNEGNGVSKELLAKTTANLYIPIYGKSESLNVAVATGILLYFLKK from the coding sequence TTGAATCATATTGAATCAATTCAAAATCCAAAAGTAAAACAGTGGAAAAAGCTGTTAACAAAAAAGGAACGAGATAAATCGGGGACATTTTTAGTCGAAGGTTTTCATTTGGTAGAAGAAGCATTAAAACAAAGTGATCGTGTGATGGAGATTATCGTTTCTGATAAGACTGGCCTACCGCCGCGCTGGGATTCTGGTGAAACACCAGTCACGATTATAACCGAGGAGATTTCAAATTCATTATCTGACACGGAGGCACCACAAGGGATTTATGCAGTTTGCCGGCAGGTTCAACTAGAAGTACCAGACGCGAAGACGTATCTGCTTATCGATGCCGTACAGGATCCAGGAAATCTTGGGACAATGATTCGTACAGCGGATGCGGCTGGCATTGACGCTGTGGTAGTAGGAAAGGGAAGCGTGGACGTTTACAACTCAAAGGTACTAAGGTCCGCGCAGGGAAGTCATTTTCATCTGCCAATCATAAGAGGGGATCTTCATGAATGGATAGAAAAGCTTCATGAAAAAAATATTTCTGTATACGGTACAGCACTTGAAGGTGCTTCAGCATATACTGATATTTCAACAGCTGAGTCCTATGCATTATTAGTTGGAAATGAAGGAAACGGTGTTAGTAAAGAACTGCTAGCGAAAACGACCGCGAACCTTTACATTCCGATTTACGGAAAAAGTGAATCATTAAATGTTGCAGTGGCAACAGGTATCCTGTTATATTTTTTGAAAAAATGA
- a CDS encoding dUTP diphosphatase — MQLEKLFRMQRGLDQHIEEKHGLQNEDLFDRKVLALLVELGELANETRCFKFWSIKPSSEKSVVLEEYVDGIHFILSLGIECGFQNLDYTLDIEPTAASTTEQFLLIYQLVNKFRDTKSESEFKTLLQSYLQLGTLLGISYEEMEKAYFTKNEVNYQRQQNNY; from the coding sequence ATGCAACTGGAAAAACTATTTAGAATGCAACGTGGTTTGGATCAGCATATTGAAGAAAAACATGGATTGCAGAATGAAGATTTATTCGATAGAAAGGTTTTGGCATTGCTGGTAGAACTCGGAGAATTAGCTAATGAAACGCGCTGTTTCAAGTTTTGGAGTATCAAGCCATCATCGGAAAAAAGTGTTGTTTTAGAGGAGTATGTTGATGGAATTCATTTCATATTATCGTTAGGAATTGAATGTGGATTTCAAAACCTAGATTACACACTTGATATCGAACCAACAGCAGCGAGCACAACAGAACAATTTCTTTTAATTTATCAACTAGTAAATAAATTTAGGGACACAAAAAGCGAATCTGAATTCAAAACCCTGCTACAATCTTATTTACAGCTTGGTACCCTGCTTGGAATATCCTATGAGGAAATGGAAAAAGCATATTTTACAAAAAATGAAGTAAATTATCAAAGACAGCAGAATAACTATTAG
- a CDS encoding M42 family metallopeptidase has protein sequence MAKMDETLTMFKELTDANGIPGNEREVREVMRKYIAPYADEVTTDGLGSLIAKKVGKEGGPRIIVAGHLDEVGFMVTQIDDKGFLRFQTVGGWWSQVMLAQRVTVVTNKGNIIGVIGSKPPHILPAEARKKPVEIKDMFIDIGASSREEAMEWGVLPGDMVVPYFEFTVMNNEKLLLAKAWDNRIGCAIAIDVMKQLKGTEHPNEVYGLGTVQEEIGSRGARTSAEKINPDIGFAVDVGIAGDTPGISEKEAMSKMGKGPQIILYDATLVAHKGLRDIIINVAEELNIPYQFDVIPGGGTDAGPIHTTHNGVPSIPITIATRYIHTHAAMLHRDDYDNAVKLIVEVIKRLDRETVDKITYE, from the coding sequence ATGGCTAAAATGGATGAAACCTTGACCATGTTTAAGGAACTGACAGATGCCAATGGCATTCCCGGAAACGAGCGGGAAGTTCGCGAAGTAATGAGAAAGTACATAGCACCATATGCGGATGAAGTCACAACTGATGGACTTGGCAGTTTAATTGCCAAGAAGGTCGGAAAAGAAGGCGGCCCGAGGATTATCGTGGCAGGCCACTTAGACGAAGTTGGCTTTATGGTAACTCAGATTGATGATAAGGGTTTCCTGCGTTTTCAAACAGTAGGAGGCTGGTGGTCACAGGTCATGCTTGCACAGCGTGTGACGGTGGTAACCAATAAAGGTAATATCATCGGTGTCATCGGGTCAAAGCCGCCGCATATTTTACCCGCGGAAGCTCGTAAGAAACCGGTGGAAATAAAAGATATGTTTATTGATATCGGTGCATCTAGCCGTGAAGAAGCAATGGAATGGGGCGTCCTGCCAGGTGATATGGTCGTTCCATATTTCGAATTTACGGTTATGAATAATGAAAAATTGCTTTTAGCAAAAGCGTGGGATAACCGAATTGGATGCGCGATTGCAATTGATGTAATGAAGCAATTAAAAGGTACGGAGCATCCGAATGAGGTTTATGGTCTTGGAACAGTCCAGGAAGAAATCGGCTCTCGAGGCGCACGTACTTCCGCCGAAAAAATTAATCCGGATATTGGTTTTGCAGTGGATGTTGGGATTGCTGGGGATACCCCTGGAATTTCTGAAAAAGAAGCAATGAGTAAGATGGGGAAAGGACCGCAAATCATCCTATACGACGCAACCCTTGTAGCCCATAAAGGCTTGCGTGATATTATTATCAATGTGGCTGAAGAGTTAAATATCCCTTATCAATTTGATGTAATTCCTGGCGGTGGAACAGACGCAGGTCCGATTCATACTACACATAATGGTGTTCCTTCCATACCAATTACAATCGCAACACGTTATATTCATACACACGCTGCTATGCTCCATCGTGATGACTACGATAATGCAGTTAAGTTGATTGTTGAGGTTATCAAACGATTAGATCGAGAAACAGTTGATAAAATCACCTATGAATAA
- the infC gene encoding translation initiation factor IF-3, with the protein MLLNEGIRAREVRLIDQNGEQLGIKTKFEALEIAGRVNLDLVLVAPNAKPPVARIMDYGKFKFENQKKEKEARKNQKIIVTKEVRLSPTIDEHDFNTKLRNAIKFLEKGDKVKASIRFKGRAITHKEIGQRVLDRFATECKEVATIESHPKMDGRSMFLVLAPKTEK; encoded by the coding sequence ATGTTGTTAAATGAGGGTATTCGCGCTCGCGAAGTTCGTCTAATTGACCAAAACGGCGAACAATTAGGTATTAAAACCAAATTTGAAGCGTTGGAGATTGCCGGACGAGTAAATCTTGATTTGGTACTAGTTGCACCAAATGCGAAACCTCCGGTAGCCCGAATTATGGACTATGGCAAATTCAAATTCGAGAATCAGAAGAAAGAAAAAGAAGCTCGAAAGAATCAAAAGATTATCGTTACAAAAGAAGTTCGTCTCAGCCCAACAATTGATGAGCATGACTTTAATACAAAACTTCGCAATGCGATTAAGTTTTTGGAAAAAGGCGACAAGGTAAAAGCTTCTATCCGCTTCAAGGGCCGGGCGATTACCCATAAAGAAATCGGTCAACGTGTATTAGACCGTTTTGCTACAGAGTGCAAGGAAGTGGCAACAATCGAATCTCATCCAAAAATGGATGGACGAAGCATGTTCCTAGTTCTAGCACCTAAAACTGAAAAGTAA
- a CDS encoding DUF1294 domain-containing protein translates to MSTILGVYIIMNLIGLFVMKIDKDRAKNHQYRISEKTLWLVALFGGAVGTTAGMQLFRHKTKHVNFKIGFPILAAAEVILLSYFFTL, encoded by the coding sequence ATGAGTACCATTCTAGGTGTGTATATCATTATGAACCTTATTGGTTTGTTTGTGATGAAAATAGATAAAGACCGTGCAAAAAATCATCAATACCGCATCAGCGAAAAAACCTTATGGCTAGTTGCTTTATTTGGGGGAGCGGTTGGTACAACAGCAGGAATGCAGCTCTTTCGTCATAAGACGAAGCATGTAAACTTTAAAATTGGCTTTCCTATCCTTGCAGCAGCGGAAGTCATCCTTTTAAGCTATTTTTTCACGTTGTAG
- the rplT gene encoding 50S ribosomal protein L20 — translation MPRVKGGTVTRKRRKKVIKLAKGYYGSKHTLYKVANQQVMKSLMYAFRDRRQKKRDFRKLWITRINAAARMNGLSYSRLMHGLKLAGIEVNRKMLAELAVSDAAAFTELANVAKQQQAK, via the coding sequence ATGCCACGTGTAAAAGGCGGTACTGTAACGCGTAAGCGTCGTAAAAAAGTTATTAAATTAGCAAAAGGTTATTATGGTTCAAAACATACATTATATAAAGTAGCTAACCAACAGGTTATGAAATCTTTAATGTATGCATTCCGCGATCGTCGCCAGAAGAAGCGCGACTTCCGCAAACTTTGGATTACTCGTATCAACGCAGCAGCTCGTATGAACGGTCTTTCTTACAGCCGTTTAATGCATGGCTTAAAGCTTGCTGGTATCGAAGTAAACCGCAAAATGCTTGCTGAATTAGCAGTAAGCGATGCAGCAGCATTCACTGAATTAGCAAATGTTGCAAAACAACAACAAGCGAAATAA
- the dnaI gene encoding primosomal protein DnaI: protein MERINRTIKRLASNENFLKRYEEQRRQVLSHPDIHAFLTEHENELNQNTIEKSMSKLYEYTQQSKECNRCESLDGCINFMKGYHPDLVLVRNSIDVVYKRCPRKVMADEQKKNQKLIKSLYVPRDILEATFEEFEGDLGRLDAGDRAATFLMNYEAGLKPKGLYLYGKFGVGKSYLLGAIANELAKKQIPTMIVYVPELLREMKSAIGDSTLNEKIEALKKEPILMLDDIGAEAVSSWTRDEVLGPILQFRMLEKLPTFFTSNFDFQGLEHHLTYSQRGEEEKMKARRIMERIRSLSDPVLVDGPNRRD from the coding sequence ATGGAAAGGATTAATCGAACAATTAAGCGGTTAGCCTCAAATGAGAATTTTTTAAAACGCTATGAAGAGCAGCGAAGGCAAGTGTTAAGTCATCCTGATATTCATGCATTCCTGACAGAACATGAAAATGAGCTCAATCAGAATACGATTGAAAAAAGCATGAGCAAACTTTATGAATACACGCAGCAAAGTAAAGAATGCAATCGCTGCGAGAGTCTGGATGGCTGTATCAATTTCATGAAAGGGTATCACCCTGATTTAGTACTCGTACGAAACTCTATTGATGTAGTTTATAAGCGATGCCCAAGAAAAGTGATGGCCGATGAGCAAAAGAAAAATCAAAAGCTTATTAAAAGTTTATATGTACCTCGAGATATATTGGAAGCTACCTTTGAGGAGTTCGAAGGTGACTTGGGCCGTCTGGACGCTGGAGACCGTGCCGCTACGTTTTTAATGAATTATGAGGCGGGGTTAAAGCCGAAGGGATTGTATCTATATGGGAAATTTGGAGTGGGTAAATCCTATTTATTAGGAGCCATAGCCAACGAGCTGGCTAAAAAGCAAATTCCAACGATGATTGTTTATGTTCCAGAGCTGCTGCGCGAAATGAAAAGTGCAATTGGTGATTCTACATTAAATGAAAAAATTGAAGCATTGAAAAAGGAACCCATTTTAATGCTCGATGATATTGGTGCAGAAGCAGTTTCCAGCTGGACACGGGATGAAGTATTAGGTCCGATTCTGCAGTTTAGGATGCTTGAAAAGCTTCCAACCTTCTTTACTTCTAATTTTGACTTCCAAGGGCTTGAGCACCATTTAACCTACAGTCAACGTGGTGAAGAGGAAAAGATGAAAGCACGGAGAATCATGGAAAGAATTCGTAGTTTAAGTGATCCTGTTCTTGTTGATGGACCCAATCGCCGTGATTAA
- the sspI gene encoding small acid-soluble spore protein SspI has translation MNLNLRNAIIHNVAGNSQDELEDTIVDAIQNGEEKMLPGLGVLFEVIWKNSSEEEKKEMLATLESGLK, from the coding sequence ATGAACTTAAATTTACGAAATGCCATTATCCACAATGTTGCTGGTAACTCACAAGACGAATTAGAAGATACAATCGTTGATGCCATCCAAAATGGAGAAGAAAAAATGCTACCAGGCTTAGGAGTTTTATTTGAAGTCATTTGGAAAAATTCTTCTGAGGAAGAAAAGAAAGAAATGCTCGCAACGCTTGAAAGTGGATTAAAATAA
- a CDS encoding sigma-w pathway protein ysdB produces MVWLLRLLLVFLFIFLIFGTIKFLLKPTRKIEAARKHKRFLLLDNDEVIKNFQLTYNGAVFTGEKYLGATKNSIDVVSISLSPEHTTSIQGMAKEDFYFIEKKIHEKYPLAQINWKSPIHEFLYQKK; encoded by the coding sequence ATGGTTTGGCTGCTGCGCTTACTGTTAGTTTTCTTGTTCATCTTCTTGATATTTGGGACGATTAAATTCCTCCTCAAACCAACCCGTAAAATAGAAGCAGCCCGAAAACACAAACGCTTTTTACTGTTAGATAATGATGAGGTAATTAAGAATTTTCAGCTTACCTACAATGGGGCCGTTTTTACGGGTGAAAAATACTTAGGTGCCACGAAAAACAGTATAGATGTTGTTTCTATTTCGCTTTCACCGGAGCATACAACCTCCATTCAAGGAATGGCTAAGGAAGACTTTTATTTCATCGAAAAAAAGATTCACGAAAAATATCCATTAGCACAAATCAACTGGAAAAGTCCGATACATGAATTTTTGTATCAAAAAAAATAA
- the rpmI gene encoding 50S ribosomal protein L35 has product MPKMKTHRGAAKRFKKTGSGKLKRSHAYTSHLFANKSTKAKRKLRKASLVSKGDFKRIRFLLTNLK; this is encoded by the coding sequence ATGCCAAAAATGAAAACTCACCGTGGCGCTGCAAAGCGTTTCAAGAAGACTGGTTCTGGTAAACTGAAGCGTTCACACGCTTATACTAGCCACTTATTTGCAAACAAATCTACAAAGGCTAAGCGTAAGCTTCGCAAAGCGTCTCTTGTTTCTAAGGGCGATTTCAAACGTATCCGTTTCTTATTAACAAATCTTAAGTAA
- a CDS encoding TVP38/TMEM64 family protein: MNEDLSLLLIMVEAGGIMAPLAFVVFHLLRSFLFIPVSVVVVAGGVLFGTLWGTIYSVIGLMGVSVFFYVFIDRMPRTQERIIKIKNRWFGEYRNLTVGQIAILRLIPFVHYHLLSFCLKQRKPKFKEYMRASLVTNIPIALFFTIFGEYISTFTPSVIGMILIGLTCLVYLLREKQNVIKWRDFFKRKTEKAAG, from the coding sequence ATGAATGAGGACTTGTCTTTGCTGTTAATCATGGTGGAAGCTGGCGGCATTATGGCTCCGCTTGCTTTCGTTGTATTTCATTTGCTTAGATCTTTCTTATTTATTCCTGTATCAGTTGTCGTCGTTGCAGGTGGGGTTCTGTTTGGAACTTTATGGGGAACTATTTATTCGGTTATTGGTTTAATGGGAGTTAGCGTCTTTTTCTATGTTTTTATTGATAGGATGCCAAGAACCCAGGAGCGCATTATAAAAATAAAAAATCGCTGGTTCGGTGAATATCGGAATCTAACCGTTGGTCAAATCGCTATTTTAAGACTTATTCCATTTGTACATTACCATCTATTAAGCTTTTGTTTAAAACAAAGAAAACCTAAATTTAAAGAGTATATGAGGGCTTCTTTAGTAACGAATATTCCAATCGCCCTTTTTTTTACAATCTTTGGAGAGTATATCAGCACTTTTACCCCTTCTGTTATTGGAATGATTCTTATCGGTTTAACTTGTCTTGTTTATCTGTTGAGAGAGAAACAAAATGTAATTAAATGGAGGGACTTCTTTAAAAGAAAAACAGAAAAAGCCGCTGGCTAG